In Niveispirillum cyanobacteriorum, the following proteins share a genomic window:
- the pspF gene encoding phage shock protein operon transcriptional activator, whose protein sequence is MSPAVSPPSLIGQAPSFLGLMEHVSQAAPLNRPTLVIGERGTGKELVAARLHYLSPRWDKPFVKLNCAALSDTLLETELFGHEAGSFTGAAKRHVGRFELADGGTLFLDEIATATLRVQEKILRVIEYGEFERVGGNTTIQIDVRVVGATNADLPRLADQGKFRADLLDRLSFDVVTIPPMRARPEDIPILAEHFGVAMARELGRPFFGGFTPDAMQQMLAYDWPGNVRELKNVVERAVYRAGDPESPITDIHFDPFQSPWRPKQMSIYDDAAPAPIVVTMPPAASAPSAPAATAPADSTGPALPDGPCDFLGLVADYEKVLLRNALERNQFHQKRAATDLGLNYHQFRGYLRKYGLLERRHGPREADDGDEGDEG, encoded by the coding sequence ATGTCCCCCGCCGTTTCCCCCCCGTCGCTGATCGGTCAGGCCCCGTCTTTCCTGGGCCTGATGGAGCATGTCTCGCAGGCCGCCCCCCTGAACCGCCCCACCCTGGTGATCGGGGAGCGTGGGACGGGCAAGGAACTGGTGGCGGCCCGTCTGCACTATCTGTCCCCGCGCTGGGACAAGCCGTTTGTGAAGCTGAACTGTGCGGCTTTGTCCGACACGCTGCTAGAAACCGAATTGTTCGGGCATGAGGCCGGGTCCTTCACGGGTGCGGCCAAGCGCCATGTGGGCCGGTTCGAACTGGCCGATGGCGGCACCCTGTTCCTGGACGAGATCGCGACCGCCACCCTGCGCGTGCAGGAAAAGATCCTGCGCGTCATCGAATATGGAGAGTTTGAGCGGGTGGGCGGCAACACCACCATTCAAATTGATGTGCGCGTGGTGGGCGCCACCAATGCCGACCTGCCGCGCCTGGCCGATCAGGGCAAGTTCCGCGCGGACCTTCTGGACCGCCTGTCGTTCGACGTGGTCACCATCCCGCCCATGCGCGCCAGGCCGGAGGATATCCCCATTCTGGCCGAACATTTCGGCGTGGCCATGGCCCGCGAACTGGGCCGGCCCTTTTTCGGCGGCTTCACGCCCGATGCGATGCAGCAGATGCTGGCCTATGACTGGCCCGGCAATGTGCGTGAGCTGAAGAATGTGGTGGAGCGCGCCGTCTATCGCGCCGGCGACCCGGAAAGCCCCATCACCGACATCCATTTCGACCCGTTCCAGTCGCCCTGGCGGCCTAAGCAGATGTCGATCTATGACGATGCCGCTCCGGCCCCCATCGTCGTCACTATGCCCCCGGCCGCATCTGCGCCCAGCGCCCCCGCTGCGACGGCGCCTGCGGACAGCACTGGCCCCGCCCTGCCCGACGGTCCCTGCGACTTCCTGGGTCTGGTCGCGGATTATGAAAAGGTGCTGCTGCGCAATGCCCTGGAACGCAATCAGTTCCATCAGAAGCGGGCCGCCACTGATCTGGGCCTGAATTATCACCAGTTCCGGGGGTACTTGCGCAAATATGGTCTGCTGGAACGCCGCCATGGCCCGCGTGAGGCCGATGACGGGGACGAGGGGGATGAGGGCTGA
- a CDS encoding DUF1801 domain-containing protein — MPPKAYKNVDAFLADLPAETLAVVQELRTLIRAAHPGLVEGIKWNAPSFALDGTDIVTLGLQRDGTARVVLHRGAKAKDNSGFRFDDPAGLADWPAPDRGVVVIKDSTEMAAKAEPLALMIRRWVGA, encoded by the coding sequence ATGCCACCCAAAGCCTATAAGAATGTGGATGCCTTCCTCGCGGACCTGCCGGCAGAAACGCTGGCCGTCGTGCAGGAACTGCGCACGCTGATCCGTGCTGCCCATCCGGGGCTGGTGGAAGGGATCAAGTGGAACGCGCCCAGCTTCGCCCTGGACGGCACCGACATTGTGACCCTGGGCCTGCAACGCGACGGCACCGCCCGGGTCGTTCTGCATCGGGGAGCCAAGGCCAAGGACAATAGCGGCTTCCGCTTCGACGATCCTGCCGGGCTGGCCGACTGGCCCGCACCCGACCGGGGCGTGGTGGTGATCAAGGACAGCACAGAGATGGCCGCGAAGGCCGAACCGCTCGCCCTCATGATCCGGCGCTGGGTGGGTGCGTAA